The proteins below come from a single Tenuifilum thalassicum genomic window:
- a CDS encoding NUDIX hydrolase, with translation MKEIVRNAIERLRYLLKAELPGKDAQIIMAPSVRADKHGNSKPNLSTRESAVLILLYRALSGLRFVLIKRQVYDGPHSGQVSLPGGKFEENDISISQTALRETYEEIGVEPKNVDLLGRLTELYIPVSNMIVHPFVGYINETPNFNLNLLEVQYIVEVDLFDLIDDRNKSVKVINSHGYPITAPYYNLKDEMVWGATAMILSEFEHILKKVLL, from the coding sequence TTGAAAGAGATAGTTAGAAATGCAATTGAAAGGTTAAGATATTTACTGAAGGCTGAACTTCCTGGGAAGGATGCTCAGATAATTATGGCGCCTTCGGTAAGAGCGGATAAACATGGGAATAGTAAACCGAACCTATCTACGCGGGAAAGTGCAGTGCTAATCCTTCTTTATAGGGCGCTTAGTGGTTTACGGTTTGTCCTAATAAAACGACAAGTTTATGATGGGCCACATAGTGGACAAGTGAGCTTGCCAGGTGGTAAGTTTGAAGAAAACGACATTTCAATAAGTCAAACCGCTTTACGAGAAACGTACGAGGAGATTGGGGTTGAACCTAAGAATGTTGACCTGTTGGGCAGGTTGACAGAGCTTTATATTCCAGTTAGTAACATGATAGTGCATCCATTTGTTGGTTACATAAACGAGACCCCAAATTTTAACTTAAACCTACTTGAAGTTCAGTATATTGTTGAGGTGGATTTGTTCGATTTGATAGATGATAGAAATAAATCGGTAAAGGTGATTAACTCACATGGGTATCCCATTACTGCACCATACTATAATTTAAAAGATGAAATGGTTTGGGGAGCCACCGCAATGATACTGTCTGAATTTGAGCATATTCTTAAAAAGGTTTTATTGTGA
- a CDS encoding efflux RND transporter periplasmic adaptor subunit, which produces MKRKKWIISITLIVIAAILYIVFGTKSTDKTAPQFTKVETGKFEIVVNVTGELVAQNSEDIMAPSELRGRSFRVAEIKIQDLVPEGTVVDSGDYVATLDRSALSNQLKNTEDELEKSQQAYLKTQLDTTLQLRDLRNNLINLKFDMEEKKIVLEQSKYEPPATQRQAQINLEKAERAYKQALHNYTLKKEQAEASMREVEINLERKRREKEDMLNVISKFTIRAPKQGMVIYYREWGGQKRKVGSTISPWDLTVATLPDLSVMNSKTYVNEIDISKVKVGQKVRISVDAFPEKKFTGEVIEVANIGEQLPNTDAKVFEVVIRVNEYDPILRPSMTTGNQIITNTFDSVMYIPLEALHANDSLSFVYTKKGERKIVVPGPMNENHIIIEKGLKPGEEIYLSTPEDPEKFEFEGFELIPEIKRKKEEKLKQEEKLRDEQELQMKMRKKGGATMRINGGNIKITFGSTDSKTGKDKGEKKKSGNKTESVKSDSKQQ; this is translated from the coding sequence ATGAAGCGAAAAAAATGGATTATATCTATTACTTTGATTGTTATTGCTGCTATCTTGTATATTGTTTTTGGTACTAAGTCGACCGATAAAACAGCGCCACAATTCACGAAAGTAGAGACTGGTAAGTTTGAAATTGTTGTAAATGTAACGGGCGAGCTTGTTGCCCAGAACTCTGAGGATATAATGGCGCCATCGGAGCTTCGTGGGAGGTCGTTTAGAGTGGCTGAGATAAAAATTCAGGACTTGGTTCCAGAAGGAACCGTTGTGGATTCAGGTGACTATGTAGCAACACTTGATCGCTCAGCTTTAAGTAATCAGCTTAAGAATACTGAAGATGAGCTTGAAAAGAGCCAACAGGCCTACCTTAAAACCCAGCTCGATACCACACTTCAACTTCGTGATCTTAGGAACAACCTAATTAACCTGAAGTTTGATATGGAGGAGAAAAAAATAGTATTGGAGCAGTCCAAGTACGAACCTCCAGCCACACAGCGTCAGGCGCAAATCAATCTTGAAAAAGCAGAGAGGGCATATAAGCAAGCATTACATAACTATACACTGAAAAAGGAGCAAGCAGAGGCCTCGATGAGGGAGGTTGAAATTAACCTAGAAAGAAAGCGCCGTGAAAAGGAAGATATGCTTAATGTAATCAGCAAATTTACTATTCGTGCACCCAAACAAGGGATGGTAATTTACTACAGGGAGTGGGGTGGTCAAAAGCGAAAAGTTGGCTCAACCATTAGCCCTTGGGATTTGACAGTTGCCACGCTACCCGACCTTTCGGTAATGAACTCAAAAACATATGTAAATGAAATTGACATTAGTAAAGTTAAAGTTGGGCAAAAAGTAAGAATTAGTGTTGATGCATTCCCCGAAAAGAAATTTACTGGCGAGGTTATTGAGGTTGCTAATATTGGCGAACAGCTACCAAATACCGATGCAAAAGTTTTTGAGGTGGTGATTCGTGTTAACGAGTACGATCCCATTCTTCGCCCATCAATGACAACCGGTAATCAAATTATTACTAACACATTTGATTCTGTAATGTACATCCCACTGGAAGCATTACATGCTAACGATAGCTTAAGCTTTGTTTATACCAAAAAAGGCGAACGGAAGATTGTTGTGCCCGGTCCAATGAACGAGAATCATATCATTATAGAAAAAGGCCTGAAGCCAGGCGAAGAAATTTACCTATCAACTCCTGAAGATCCTGAAAAGTTCGAATTTGAAGGTTTTGAGCTAATCCCAGAAATAAAGCGAAAAAAGGAGGAAAAACTCAAACAGGAAGAAAAACTCCGTGATGAGCAAGAGCTGCAGATGAAAATGAGAAAAAAAGGTGGTGCGACGATGCGAATTAACGGAGGAAATATTAAGATAACTTTTGGTTCAACAGATTCAAAAACGGGAAAAGATAAAGGGGAAAAGAAGAAATCAGGTAATAAAACCGAAAGTGTTAAGAGCGATTCAAAACAGCAATAG
- a CDS encoding ABC transporter permease produces MFRIDRLYRRYAHDITIALEAIMANKLKSILTALGIIFGVAAVISMLAIGNGAQQEILEQMKLVGVNNIIVNSIFEAPDTENSDTENGNKQKQKFSPGLTLSDLNAIKEVIPSVEHISPEISLNSYIQYKGVRMQAKILGVNNDYFNLFNLPLEEGTFFNSYQEDHGVPVCVIGANIKTKFFSTENPIGKYIKFGNVWLKVIGVLSKSNVKVTGFENSGINVYNDNVYVPAKNILLRYQNRALVNTKKLGQSFTFRIGFAFFGGSTQSQAPKNYHQLDRIILQVKETEDITSTTEILSRMLKRRHADVNDFEITVPELLLKQQQRTKDIFNIVLGAIASISLIVGGIGIMNIMFASVMERIKEIGTRLAIGAKKADIVAQFLSESVLISVSGGLIGVILGVILSKLITHFAGILTIVSFSSIVIAFGVSAAVGIIFGLSPAKKAAEKDPIESLRYE; encoded by the coding sequence ATGTTCAGAATAGATAGGCTTTATCGCAGATATGCTCATGACATCACTATTGCCCTTGAGGCAATTATGGCTAATAAATTAAAGTCGATACTTACAGCTTTGGGAATTATTTTTGGTGTTGCTGCAGTTATAAGTATGCTGGCTATTGGGAATGGTGCTCAACAAGAGATTTTAGAGCAGATGAAACTTGTTGGCGTTAACAATATCATTGTAAACTCTATTTTTGAAGCTCCCGATACCGAGAACTCCGATACTGAGAATGGAAACAAGCAGAAGCAAAAATTCTCACCAGGATTAACCCTAAGTGATCTTAACGCTATAAAAGAGGTTATTCCTTCAGTTGAGCATATTAGTCCAGAAATTAGTCTGAACTCATACATACAATACAAGGGAGTGCGAATGCAGGCTAAAATACTTGGTGTTAACAACGATTACTTTAACCTATTTAACCTTCCACTTGAGGAGGGAACTTTTTTCAACAGCTATCAGGAAGACCATGGAGTTCCTGTTTGTGTGATAGGTGCCAATATTAAAACCAAGTTTTTTAGCACCGAAAATCCAATTGGTAAGTATATTAAATTTGGGAATGTTTGGCTTAAGGTTATTGGTGTTCTTTCTAAGTCGAATGTTAAGGTTACGGGCTTTGAGAATAGTGGAATTAACGTTTACAACGATAATGTTTATGTTCCTGCAAAAAATATTCTGCTACGATACCAAAATAGGGCATTGGTGAATACTAAAAAGCTAGGGCAATCATTTACATTCAGAATCGGATTTGCTTTTTTTGGTGGTAGCACGCAAAGCCAAGCACCCAAAAACTATCATCAGCTCGACAGAATTATTCTACAGGTAAAAGAAACAGAAGATATCACATCAACAACCGAAATACTTAGCCGTATGCTAAAGCGGCGGCATGCCGATGTTAACGATTTTGAAATTACAGTTCCCGAGTTGCTGCTAAAGCAGCAACAACGCACAAAGGATATTTTTAATATTGTACTTGGTGCAATTGCCAGCATTTCGCTCATTGTAGGGGGAATTGGGATTATGAATATCATGTTTGCATCGGTAATGGAACGAATTAAGGAGATTGGAACACGCCTTGCCATTGGCGCTAAAAAGGCTGATATTGTAGCTCAGTTCCTTTCCGAATCGGTTCTTATTAGTGTTTCTGGAGGATTAATAGGTGTAATACTAGGTGTTATCCTTTCAAAGCTGATAACCCATTTTGCCGGTATACTAACAATTGTAAGTTTTTCATCAATAGTAATTGCTTTTGGGGTTTCTGCTGCCGTTGGTATAATATTTGGCTTATCGCCAGCCAAAAAGGCTGCAGAGAAAGACCCAATAGAATCTTTAAGGTATGAATAG
- a CDS encoding TolC family protein encodes MTMKKVFVLLAIFCSTQAFSQKPINRLTYSEVIELAREQSPQAILAKHRFRAAYWEYRTFIAEFRPAVTLRGTVPQFTRSLVRYQNPDGTYQYIEENSNTTSLGLSITQNIGLTGGQVFINSNLERTDILGSNSSTSYLSSPVSIGFSQPLFALNQLKWSKKIEPLKYEEAKRTFIQSLETISIEATRLFFDLAMAQQNLETAKLNYSNTDTLYKIAQGRYNIGTIAENELLQMELSFLNAGNALSEAEVDLLLKKNRLKSYLGLNDDYDLEIILPDSIPNFDVDFDRVLTLSKENNPQILNFQRQLIEADMNVAQAKAERGLNANLFASFGLTQRASDLHNAYVDPLDQQSVRIGLTIPILDWGLGKGKVKMAQSNREVIRTTIEQSVTDFEQDVFLKVMQFNRQDDQVAIAKKADLVSQNRYEVTKQRFLIGKIDVLTLNVAQTERDQAKQKFISTLSSYWQSYYQIRRLTLFDLEKDAPITTDFELLLK; translated from the coding sequence ATGACAATGAAAAAGGTATTTGTTCTACTTGCAATTTTTTGTTCAACTCAAGCATTTTCACAAAAACCAATAAACCGATTAACCTATTCTGAGGTTATTGAGCTTGCCCGTGAGCAATCGCCTCAGGCAATACTTGCAAAACACCGGTTTAGGGCTGCTTACTGGGAGTACAGAACCTTTATTGCGGAGTTTCGGCCAGCTGTAACGCTTCGTGGAACTGTTCCACAGTTTACGCGTTCGTTGGTTCGTTACCAAAACCCCGATGGAACCTACCAGTATATCGAAGAAAACTCAAATACTACCTCATTAGGACTGTCCATAACACAGAATATTGGTTTAACGGGAGGTCAGGTATTTATTAATAGTAACTTGGAACGAACTGATATTCTCGGATCCAATTCAAGCACATCGTACTTAAGTTCTCCTGTTTCAATTGGTTTTTCTCAACCACTTTTCGCCTTGAACCAGCTAAAGTGGAGTAAGAAAATTGAGCCATTGAAATATGAGGAGGCAAAACGAACCTTTATTCAGTCGCTTGAGACAATTTCAATTGAAGCAACACGTCTTTTCTTCGATTTGGCTATGGCCCAGCAAAACCTTGAAACGGCAAAGCTGAACTATTCCAATACCGATACATTGTATAAAATTGCTCAGGGTCGATACAACATTGGAACCATTGCCGAAAACGAGCTGCTTCAGATGGAACTCAGCTTTCTTAATGCTGGTAACGCTCTTAGCGAGGCTGAGGTTGATTTGCTACTTAAAAAGAATCGCCTTAAATCGTATTTGGGGCTAAATGATGATTACGACCTGGAAATCATACTTCCGGATAGCATACCAAATTTTGATGTGGATTTTGACAGGGTGCTTACATTGTCAAAAGAAAACAATCCCCAAATACTGAACTTTCAACGACAGCTTATTGAGGCCGATATGAATGTTGCGCAGGCTAAAGCAGAGCGAGGCCTGAATGCTAATCTTTTTGCCTCGTTTGGTTTAACCCAGCGAGCAAGCGACCTTCATAATGCCTATGTTGACCCGCTGGACCAGCAAAGTGTTAGAATAGGGCTTACCATACCCATTTTAGACTGGGGATTGGGTAAAGGAAAAGTAAAAATGGCCCAATCGAATCGCGAGGTGATTCGGACAACCATTGAGCAATCGGTAACCGATTTTGAGCAGGATGTTTTCCTTAAGGTGATGCAGTTCAACAGGCAAGACGACCAGGTTGCCATTGCAAAAAAAGCCGACCTTGTTTCACAAAACAGGTACGAGGTAACCAAGCAACGTTTTCTAATTGGCAAGATTGATGTGCTAACGTTAAATGTTGCACAAACCGAACGCGACCAGGCCAAACAAAAGTTTATTAGTACGCTATCGAGTTACTGGCAATCGTACTACCAAATACGCAGATTAACACTATTCGATTTGGAAAAAGATGCTCCCATTACAACTGATTTTGAGTTGTTACTCAAGTAG
- a CDS encoding division/cell wall cluster transcriptional repressor MraZ — MSTFIGDYECKVDEKGRVLFPASLRKQVKSDSPDRFVVKKDIYEDCLVLYPMEEWERQTDIIRKNTNPYNREHNLFLREFFRGTAEVSLDSNGRMLLPKRLLEMVGIGREIVMSGMNDKIEIWAKDRYENVQLGSSDFANLAERILGSTPLKDE, encoded by the coding sequence ATGTCCACATTTATCGGCGATTACGAATGCAAAGTTGACGAGAAAGGTCGAGTGCTCTTTCCGGCATCGCTGCGAAAGCAGGTGAAGTCGGATTCGCCCGATAGGTTTGTGGTGAAAAAGGATATTTACGAGGATTGCTTAGTGCTTTACCCCATGGAGGAGTGGGAGCGCCAAACGGATATAATCCGTAAGAATACAAATCCATACAACAGGGAGCATAACCTGTTCCTTAGAGAGTTTTTTAGGGGAACTGCTGAGGTATCGCTCGATTCGAATGGTAGGATGTTATTGCCAAAACGATTGCTCGAAATGGTTGGAATAGGACGTGAAATAGTTATGTCGGGGATGAACGATAAGATTGAGATTTGGGCAAAAGATAGGTATGAAAATGTGCAGCTAGGTTCAAGCGATTTCGCCAACCTGGCTGAGCGTATATTAGGTTCAACACCCTTAAAAGATGAGTAA
- the rsmH gene encoding 16S rRNA (cytosine(1402)-N(4))-methyltransferase RsmH yields MAYHVPVLLNESIEGLDINPSGTYVDLTFGGGGHSRAILQKLGKKGRLIAFDQDEDALKNALDDKRFMLIRGNFRYFRNFLRYHGVEQLNGILADLGVSSHHLDTAERGFSFRFEGPLDMRMNRNAKLTGQKVINEYSEERLANILKLYGEVKGAGRVASVIVRERSKGSIDNADQLLEILKPLIPFKIQNKVLAQIFQAIRIEVNQEMESLKEMLESSVKSLLPGGRLVIISYHSLEDRMVKNFFRYGNVEGTDSMDLMGNRNVPFEQVNRKVITPSDDECIENNRARSAKLRIGRKL; encoded by the coding sequence ATGGCCTACCATGTTCCTGTGCTGCTTAACGAAAGCATCGAGGGGTTAGATATTAACCCCAGTGGTACTTATGTTGACCTCACCTTTGGTGGTGGTGGGCATTCGCGTGCCATTTTGCAAAAACTCGGGAAGAAGGGTAGACTAATTGCATTCGACCAGGATGAGGATGCGCTCAAAAATGCCTTAGACGATAAGCGTTTCATGCTTATCAGGGGAAACTTTAGGTATTTCCGTAACTTTTTGCGTTATCATGGTGTTGAACAGTTAAACGGAATTTTAGCCGACCTCGGCGTTTCGTCGCATCACCTTGATACTGCTGAGCGGGGGTTCTCGTTCCGGTTCGAGGGACCACTTGATATGCGCATGAATAGAAATGCTAAGCTTACCGGACAGAAGGTAATTAATGAGTATTCCGAAGAGCGGTTAGCAAATATCTTAAAACTATATGGAGAGGTAAAGGGTGCCGGTAGGGTAGCTTCGGTTATTGTTCGTGAAAGAAGCAAGGGTAGCATTGACAATGCTGACCAATTACTTGAGATTTTAAAACCACTCATTCCTTTCAAAATTCAAAACAAGGTGCTGGCGCAAATTTTTCAAGCCATAAGGATTGAGGTAAACCAAGAGATGGAGAGCCTTAAGGAGATGCTTGAAAGTTCTGTGAAAAGCCTTTTGCCTGGAGGAAGATTGGTGATAATATCATATCACTCACTAGAAGATAGAATGGTAAAAAACTTTTTCCGATATGGAAATGTTGAGGGTACCGATAGCATGGATTTAATGGGAAATAGGAATGTTCCATTTGAGCAGGTTAACCGTAAAGTAATTACACCTAGCGATGATGAATGTATTGAAAACAACAGGGCACGAAGTGCAAAACTAAGAATAGGGAGGAAGCTATGA
- a CDS encoding FtsL-like putative cell division protein, which translates to MSEIGTPEFEDVNVSQEEAKNGKRVGVKDFISGKILTHEAIVGQMSYIIFLAIIAIFYIANNYRYNNLLRTEQKLRKEVKDLRAESITTAAKLMSISRQSEVLKLVESKGLNLKESTVPPKKLN; encoded by the coding sequence ATGAGCGAAATAGGAACACCCGAGTTCGAAGATGTAAATGTTTCCCAGGAAGAAGCAAAGAATGGGAAGCGTGTTGGTGTTAAGGATTTTATCAGTGGTAAGATACTAACCCACGAGGCTATTGTTGGCCAGATGTCGTATATCATCTTTTTAGCAATTATTGCCATTTTCTATATTGCCAATAACTATCGCTATAACAATCTTTTAAGGACTGAGCAAAAGTTAAGGAAAGAGGTTAAGGATTTACGTGCCGAATCAATTACAACCGCCGCAAAACTTATGTCGATAAGTCGGCAATCGGAAGTGCTAAAGCTTGTTGAGTCAAAAGGGTTAAATCTGAAAGAATCGACTGTGCCACCTAAAAAGTTGAACTAG
- a CDS encoding penicillin-binding protein — translation MTIKNDILIRIAIVYFVLLLVGVAIIVKILTIQVVEGGELREKAKKITYRDIIVEANRGDILAADGRVLATSIPYYELRMDLRAAGLTDSIFKANIDSLAICLSKFFGDRSWYSYRSELNNARKYAKNKRYYPIAPRKVNYIELKEISKFPILRFGPNKGGFIPVQVNRRILPHKSLCARTIGKVGEGGGRVGIEKAMDWALRGKDGLRVHSRIPGNNWVEVKSMNKVEPEDGFDVLTTIDVQLQDVAEAALRKHLAGHGAGHGCAIVMEVATGDIKAIANLRRNEDGTYDEVYNYAVGESTEPGSTMKTATLIALLEEGNINLNDTIDTGDGKLALWDHVVSDSKIGGHGKITVKEVFEVSSNVGVIKLVQKVFKGREKDFVNKLYELNLNKPTGFIIPGEVKPQIRYPGDKGWSGLSMPMMSIGYEVRLTPLQMLTFYNAIANNGRMVKPRLVKALLRHGQVVESYSPEVIQSAICSNSTLRKVREVLEGVVENGTAKNLRNPRYKIAGKTGTAQIAMGKSGYRKGNVINYQASFVGYFPAEDPKYSCIVVVNSPSNSVYYGNLVAGPIFKEISDKVYATSPEWFTELKGDGLVELPQSKSGHISSLSYVFKELDLPFKKAKSTSWVQTKRDSTQVVPIPLKYPKNLVPRVIGMGLRDAIFQLESRGLKVAFNGYGTVRSQSVLPGSRVVKGSTVYLEMTKKFD, via the coding sequence ATGACAATTAAAAATGACATACTGATACGCATTGCAATAGTATATTTTGTGCTATTGCTAGTTGGTGTGGCAATAATTGTCAAAATACTTACAATACAAGTAGTAGAAGGAGGCGAACTTCGCGAAAAGGCAAAAAAAATAACATACCGTGATATAATTGTTGAGGCAAACCGTGGCGATATATTAGCCGCCGATGGCAGGGTGCTTGCAACTTCAATACCTTACTACGAGCTAAGAATGGATCTTAGGGCTGCAGGGCTTACCGATTCTATTTTTAAAGCAAATATCGATTCGTTAGCGATATGCCTTTCTAAATTTTTTGGCGATAGGTCGTGGTACTCATACCGTTCGGAGCTAAACAATGCTCGTAAGTATGCAAAAAACAAACGTTACTATCCTATTGCACCTCGTAAGGTGAATTATATCGAGCTTAAGGAGATATCAAAATTTCCTATTTTACGTTTTGGACCCAATAAGGGTGGTTTTATCCCTGTTCAGGTTAATAGAAGAATTCTACCTCATAAATCGCTTTGTGCAAGAACAATAGGAAAGGTTGGCGAAGGTGGAGGAAGAGTCGGGATTGAAAAGGCTATGGATTGGGCGCTTAGAGGTAAGGACGGTTTGAGGGTTCACTCCCGAATACCTGGCAACAACTGGGTTGAGGTTAAGAGCATGAATAAGGTAGAGCCAGAAGATGGTTTTGATGTGCTAACTACCATTGATGTTCAGCTGCAAGATGTGGCAGAAGCAGCATTGCGAAAGCATCTGGCAGGACATGGTGCAGGGCATGGTTGTGCTATAGTTATGGAGGTTGCTACAGGCGATATAAAAGCCATTGCTAACCTTCGAAGAAATGAAGATGGCACTTACGATGAGGTTTATAACTATGCTGTAGGGGAGAGTACTGAGCCTGGATCAACCATGAAAACCGCTACGCTAATTGCGCTGTTGGAGGAGGGAAATATCAACTTAAACGATACTATTGATACTGGTGATGGTAAGCTCGCCCTTTGGGATCATGTGGTTTCCGATTCAAAAATTGGTGGGCATGGTAAAATTACAGTAAAGGAAGTGTTTGAAGTTTCATCAAATGTTGGTGTTATTAAGCTAGTACAAAAGGTGTTTAAAGGGCGTGAAAAGGATTTTGTTAATAAGCTCTACGAGCTAAACCTGAACAAGCCTACAGGTTTTATTATCCCAGGTGAGGTAAAGCCCCAAATCCGCTACCCTGGCGACAAGGGTTGGTCGGGGCTTTCGATGCCTATGATGAGCATTGGCTACGAGGTCCGACTTACTCCCTTGCAAATGTTAACCTTTTATAATGCCATTGCAAATAATGGCAGAATGGTTAAGCCACGATTGGTGAAAGCATTGCTACGTCATGGACAGGTGGTAGAAAGTTACTCGCCTGAGGTGATACAATCGGCCATTTGCTCCAATTCAACCTTAAGGAAGGTTCGCGAGGTGCTAGAAGGAGTTGTAGAAAACGGAACTGCTAAAAATCTTAGAAATCCCCGCTATAAGATTGCTGGAAAAACTGGTACAGCCCAGATTGCTATGGGGAAATCGGGTTACCGTAAAGGTAACGTTATAAACTATCAGGCTTCATTTGTAGGATATTTTCCAGCAGAGGATCCCAAGTATTCATGTATTGTTGTTGTTAACTCACCATCAAACAGCGTTTACTATGGCAACCTGGTTGCTGGACCAATTTTTAAGGAGATTTCCGATAAGGTTTACGCTACTAGTCCTGAATGGTTTACAGAATTAAAGGGTGATGGTTTGGTTGAACTTCCACAAAGTAAATCGGGGCATATTAGTAGTCTAAGTTATGTTTTCAAAGAGCTCGATTTGCCATTTAAAAAGGCAAAATCAACCAGTTGGGTTCAAACTAAGCGCGATAGTACCCAGGTTGTTCCTATTCCGCTTAAATATCCCAAAAACCTTGTTCCTAGAGTTATTGGAATGGGGTTGCGCGATGCAATCTTTCAGCTCGAGAGTCGTGGCCTTAAAGTGGCTTTCAATGGCTATGGAACTGTTCGGTCACAATCGGTTTTACCTGGAAGTAGAGTTGTTAAAGGAAGTACAGTTTACCTAGAAATGACCAAAAAGTTTGATTAG
- a CDS encoding UDP-N-acetylmuramoyl-L-alanyl-D-glutamate--2,6-diaminopimelate ligase — MNLTDILPEKLAKEIVGNGNQKVSALTFDSRNVNPNDCFFAIRGTQIDGHSYIEQAIEKGATTIVCEELPKGKPEGITFVLVESSSLALGLMASLFYGKPSEKLKLVGITGTNGKTTTVTLLYKLMLQFGYKVGLISTVANYVNDTKIDATHTTPDPITLNKLLKQMVDVGCEYCFMEVSSHAVVQNRIAGLKFAGGIFSNITHDHLDYHKTFAEYIKAKKRFFDELPSDAFALTNMDDRNGMVMVQNTRAKVYTYSLRSMADFRCKVVESHFDGMMLNVDGIEVWSRLIGRFNAYNLLAIYSTLTLLGFDKNDALTGISSVTPVSGRFEYVRSDNGVTAVVDYAHTPDALENVIKTINEIKTDNQRLITVVGAGGNRDKTKRPVMARVAAEQSDIVILTSDNPRFEDPEDILKDMKSGVDASLAKKVVTITDRREAIRTACMLALKGDIILVAGKGHETYQEIKGVKHHFDDKEVLAEIFKSMQA; from the coding sequence ATGAATTTAACCGACATATTACCCGAAAAGTTGGCCAAGGAGATTGTTGGTAATGGGAATCAAAAGGTTTCGGCTTTAACTTTTGATTCACGAAATGTGAATCCCAACGACTGTTTCTTTGCAATTAGGGGTACTCAAATCGATGGACATAGCTATATTGAACAGGCCATTGAGAAAGGTGCTACAACCATTGTTTGCGAGGAGCTGCCAAAGGGAAAGCCCGAGGGCATAACCTTTGTTCTGGTCGAAAGCTCGTCACTTGCATTAGGATTGATGGCTTCGTTGTTTTATGGAAAACCATCGGAGAAGTTAAAACTTGTTGGAATTACTGGCACCAATGGAAAAACTACTACGGTAACTTTGCTTTATAAGCTAATGCTTCAGTTTGGCTATAAGGTTGGCTTGATTTCTACGGTGGCCAACTATGTTAATGACACCAAAATAGATGCTACTCATACTACCCCTGACCCTATCACACTTAATAAGCTTTTAAAGCAAATGGTTGATGTGGGCTGTGAGTACTGTTTCATGGAGGTTAGCTCGCATGCAGTTGTTCAGAATAGGATTGCTGGTTTAAAGTTTGCCGGTGGGATTTTTAGCAACATCACCCACGATCATCTTGACTATCATAAAACCTTTGCGGAGTACATCAAGGCCAAAAAGCGTTTCTTTGATGAGTTACCATCCGATGCCTTTGCACTTACAAATATGGACGATAGGAATGGCATGGTGATGGTTCAAAACACAAGGGCAAAGGTTTATACCTATTCGTTAAGGTCAATGGCCGATTTCCGATGCAAGGTGGTTGAGAGCCATTTTGATGGTATGATGCTTAACGTTGATGGAATTGAGGTTTGGTCAAGGCTTATTGGGCGCTTCAATGCTTACAACCTGCTGGCAATATATTCAACGCTTACCTTGTTAGGTTTCGATAAGAATGATGCCCTAACTGGAATTAGCAGTGTTACACCAGTTAGCGGTAGGTTTGAATACGTTCGGTCCGACAATGGCGTAACTGCCGTTGTGGATTATGCACATACCCCCGATGCACTTGAGAACGTGATTAAAACCATTAACGAAATTAAAACCGATAACCAACGCCTTATAACTGTTGTTGGTGCAGGTGGTAATCGCGATAAAACTAAACGACCAGTAATGGCAAGGGTTGCCGCTGAACAAAGCGATATTGTTATTCTAACTTCCGATAACCCCCGTTTTGAAGACCCAGAGGACATTTTAAAAGATATGAAAAGTGGTGTTGATGCATCGCTTGCCAAAAAGGTTGTAACCATTACCGATAGGCGCGAGGCTATCAGAACTGCCTGCATGCTTGCTCTTAAGGGCGATATAATACTGGTTGCAGGCAAGGGCCATGAAACCTATCAGGAGATTAAAGGTGTAAAACACCATTTTGATGATAAAGAGGTACTAGCAGAAATATTTAAATCGATGCAGGCATGA